From the genome of Nicotiana sylvestris chromosome 1, ASM39365v2, whole genome shotgun sequence:
tggaattttgttttatttttcttgtatgtTTGAATTGTTTCAGATTAGTACTGCATGGGGAATCGGATTGATTATTGGCCCGGCTTTAGGAGGCTTCCTTGCCCAGGTACTTTCTTTTCCTTAGctattttctttttgtattccTTCCTCCTGTTGGGGAAAGAGAGTTTAGTCATTTTATGATCAATTGTAAGAGAAATTTCATAGCCTAAAATTCTTTGTGTTTCTACTTGTAAGTATCTCCGCAAATCTTAGCATATATACATGCTCTCTAAATGTCCTGTTTACCAAAGCCTGCAGAGAAATATCCGTCAATATTCGCTAAGGATTCTATATTTGGGAGGTATTATGCTTCTTTCTTTTCACAATTGTATATCTTCTTTTGCTGCTTGAATTGCTCCTTGACTCCAACATATGATATTTTTCTGCAGATTTCCCTACTTCTTGCCTTGCTTAATCATATCACTGTTTTCCTTGGTCGTGGCTATTGCTTCATTTTGGCTGCCGGTAAATCTACATGATTACGTTAATAATTTCTGGGTCTATGGCACATACTGTTTAATCGTGTTAGCAGTCAGACAATTTGTATTTCACCTCCTAAACTAACTTGGATTTTGCATAAACTCTTAATGGACAATCATCACATATCATTTCAGATAACCATATTACTTTATTTTCCAGTGTTGGTGAGAATGAGAATCGTCTAGACATCTGTTTCCTTTTAATATTTCGAGTTATTTTTGGCTTCTGTACATTCGTGAGGCGGGTGGGGAAGGACTTGTTCTAGTTGCAATTCCATTTCTGATTTAAACTTCCCCTGAGACAGATCAAGGTTTGCCTTAGTTCTTTTTCTTGTTGTGCTGGGAGTCTACAACATGTTGAAAGGAGTGACGAAACTAAGAATTTCCCCAAGGGTGTTCAAatttaaaagaagtgaaaataaTTAGGATGTTCAATATGCGTTATATACCTCTAATAGGGTGGTGGAGTGGAGGAATGAGTCGGGAGTTTCATTTTCCGCCTCTACATATGTGGCATTGTGTTGTGTAGGGTAAGGAGTTGCTGTAATAGGGTGAAGTGGAGGAATGTGTCGGGAGTTTCATTTTCAGCCTCTACATATGTGGCATTGTGTTGTGTAGGGTAAGGAGTTGCTGTAATAGGGTGTATTTCTGGTGTTTCAATGATGAGAAGCTCTTTAATCATAATGGAACATTTCTTCATCTTACCTATGTATATAGGTTTCTGAATTTCTCTAACCACATTAATATCTGTGTCTCTCTCTCCCTTTTCTGTTTCTCATTACTTTGTTCAGTATCTTTTCTGGTTTTCCCAGTTTTAGTTGAACTGTGTTAAATCATAGAATTTCATCCCTAATGCTCATGAATTGCAGGAAACATTACACATTCATGAATCGAGCGTGCCACCTCAAGATTCATATGAGGCTCTGGAGGCTGCACCTGATACAAAAGAAGGAAATGAATCAGCCCCAAAAGAAAACCTTTTTAAGAACTGGCCATTGATGTCATCTATCATACTATACTGTGTCTTCTCTCTTCATGATATGGCTTATAATGAGGTATACTATATTTTCTCACCCAAATTAAGTTACTGTAGGATAAATCATTGCATTAACAGATTATGGTAGGCATCTTCTTTTATAAGAAAGATAAAGCTATGCATATCTCTGGTCCGAAAGCCCATTGGTTGCATGTTTTCATGCAATGACTTTGTTGTAAACACATTGTACTTTCATCCTTAGGCAATGCATTAGATATTCCTAAGGGacaatgttggtttatgttttatGCTGATCTGGTGGGTTGTATCATAGAACCCTCCGACAGTACTGACCGGGGTTCGGTTGTTCGGATGTGTAAATTGTTCTTCAAATTTTATAAACATATTAGTcgaccccaacttgtttgggattGAGGCGTACATGTTATTTATGTGCCAAATTTTTTTCTGCTGCACAGTAATACTATGAAAGTAAAGGGTTTCTCTTTTTGACGACAAAAGAACCGTCTCTTTTACAATTCTGCAGCTCTGTCTTCTGCGTAGAAAGCCTAGGTTCAttagctttcagaagcttaataAACATTCTACTTACTACTCATTCTGAGGATAGGTGAGCAACAGCAATGGGCAATGTTCCATTACCAATATTCTACCAGTATAAAGTTTTTGGCCCCAACATTCCACTGTAAACTTTTTTAGTAAAGTGCTTTTTCCATATCTATGAAGATATTATGAGTGCTGAGTTCTGACGTTCAAGTTTTAATCTGTTGAAGATTGCAAATTCCTGGTGCTGTGTAGTCATTGTTTTGTTCATTGATTTAAGGCTGCGTAAGATAGACCTTGTGGTCCGGCCTTTCCACGGACCccgtgcatagcgggagcttagtgcaccgggctgccctttttatgCTATTTGCAACTCTAGGGGTATATGACGAAAGCAAACAACAAAATGATCATATCAAGAGGATTTACGACTTCTAAGAACATCTTTGTGTATCATTTATCATGAGTTGCAAAATACAAAGATCCTGTTCAATTTGTTTGTAGGTTTTTGAGATTCCACCCGTGTAAACTTAATTAATACGTATATCATGATTGTTATCATGATTGTCTTTCAATCTTCTGGCACCGGGGACATTACATAACTAATTTATTCTATCATCCCAAACATACTTGCTTCTGCAGATTTTCTCATTATGGGCTGTGAGCCCCAGAAAGTTTGGGGGCTTAAGCTATTCAACTGCTGATGTTGGTGAAGTATTATCAATCTCAGGTACATGCTGATTTTCTAGTAATTCATATTCTTTTACAGATATATGAACCTTGCTTGCTTTTCTTTTTCCAACCAATCTCTTCCAACATTCACCCCTATAGATGTTGTAACCGCTAAAATTATTTGTTTATGCTTGTCATATCTAATCAAAagtttaaaagaaatgagtttgtGTTATGTATTTCACCAAAGTAACATTTGATCCATCAAATGTGGCTAAAGTACATAGATTGGTAAGAAATTCAGAAGCACTCTTACTAATTCTTTTAGGTTTCTGTCTTCTTTTTCCAAATTATCTATGAATATAGCTAGTCAAATTCTATGATAGTACAAAATAACTTGTTAGTTCCTCTCTCTTTAAGCCCCCTGTTGTAAGATTTGTCTATGTCAAGGTCTTTTCACTTAAATGAGAACTAATTCAATGTAGGCTGTGATTGCAACACACATGATTAGTTTTCATAGTTATCAGTTATTTATGCTAACATTTTTGTTCTTGAAACGAATACTAGACCACAATTGTGTTTCCATAATGTTAGTGTATTATCATTCACTATAAGGTCAATTACAATTAgggattttatttttatattggtGATCTGTTGAATTAGCTCAGGCAGAAAGTTATTTAAAGCATCTGAATTATCTGCTGCCCTATTAATATATTTCGTTTCATATAATTATACGATACTGGATACTGGATTGATGGTGGTGTTTCAGGGTTTGGCCTTCTAGTTTTCCAACTAACTCTATATCCGTTGGTTGAGAGGTATGTTGGCCCTATCATCGCTGCTCGAGTTGCAGGAGTAAGCACTTGACTTGTACAATCTGATAACTTGTGAGTTCTATCCAGGCTTCCAGAAAATCTTGAAAGGTTAACTTAATTTCCCTGATATGATCAGGTTTTGTCAATTCCCTTGTTGACAAGTTACCCTTATATCGCTATGCTGTCTGGGATCGCTCTCTCTTTGGCAATAAATTTTGCATCCGTAATGAAGAATGCTTTGTCTGTAAGTGATTTTCTGGTTTCTGTAATTTACTTTGTGCAAGACTAAAAATGAGATGATGAATGAAATATGGAAGTGAATGTGATATTCTTAGAGAAGTAGACCTCTCTATTATCACGAGTATATGGTACACCACTCATAAGGAAGCAAAATTACTATACTTGAACTATATTCTACATCCTAGTGTTGAAATTCATAACCTCAAGTTCTAACATTGACTTTGAATTGTCTCCAGATCTCTATCATAACAGGGTTGTTCATATTGCAAAACAAAGCTGTGGTAAATTCTTCTTTGCTCTCTCCTTTAAAAGATTAACTGTCAATTGCAGAAGCACTGTGTCATTATGCAATATGCTTCGCTTGGTCTCGATCTGATGTTAAATGATTAACAACCACAGAACCAGCGACAAAGGGGAGCTGCTAATGGAATTGCCATGACAGCAATGTCAATTTTTAAAGCTCTCGGTCCTGCAGGGGGAGGAGCACTGTGAGTTTACTTGTTTTATCAATCAGCATTTGTTTCTGCTAATTATAAATTGTATTAGTTCTAATTGATTAGATTAAAAAAAATTCTATTATTTATGATGTGGATGAAAAGATGCTTTTCCATTTTAGTCTTGTGAAGACATTAATAAAGATGGAACCTTTTCAAATGGTGTTAATACATACTGTAGCATATGGTTGAGGATGCGACAAAAAATTTTTACTACAAAATTATTCTCCAGATTTGCTATGGTTTAATAATCATTTAACTAGTAGAACCATATTAATGCAATAGCTCAAGTTATTGTGATCATGGCAAGTTGTAGTGGCCAATATTGAAGCATCGTGTATCGAAACAACTAAATTGTAGCAACCACCTGCTTTTATTTCCGTCGTTGTAAGATCATTAAAATTGGAATCTGCAATCTATATAAACTTATTCATATGATCTACATGGTAAAAATAAATATCCAAGAAGAAAAAGCACCTCTAAGATTTCACCTCAAAGAGATCGGCCGAAAGCAGTGGAAGGTTTACTGAACAGTTTGATTCCGATCCTCGAAGACACAACTATGACATTTAAGAATAAGATGCAAATTGGACTTAAGAACGTAGTATAGTGATAGATCTTGTTGTCTAAGACAGACTATCTTCTTTTTCCGGTGATAATACCGGGGGTTGGAAAATCAGAATGTGTTTTACTTATTTGCTTTGGAAACTTTCAGATTACCTGGTTTTGCTTTAGAAATAGGAACGCCTCATCTATTTGCTTGCAGCTAAAATTGTCGCCTTTTTTCTTGATTTGTGCAGCTTTTCTTGGGCACAAAAAAGGCTTGACGCTTCCATTCTTCCAGGTAATGACTCATTGCTAAAATCATATTTCTACAGTACCTAGAGTTTTTGCCTCTGCTTGGTGGAATGAGGGGTGGTGGCTTTTGCTAGAAGCATAAAACTGTCATGGGTGGATAATATTACACACTGCAGATCAGCAATGGTGTGAACTGTATGAGTATAGCTTTGAATATTTCAAGATCTTTATCCAAATATTTATTCAGAGAGCATATTTTTAACTGTTAGAATCTTTTCAATGTATCGCTGAGGCCAGGATCGTTGACCTCTGAATCCTGGAACCTTTGTCCTGTCAGCTGTCAGCGATGAAGAGATACAAAGAAAGAGATTTTCTAATGTGACACTAGTAGTTTTGTAGCGTTGTACTGGTTTTGCGCTGACTGCAAAATGCTAACTCTGTCACTTCTCTTGCCCCTTCTTAATTCCATATTACATAAGACAGATACTCGTTTATACTGCACATAGTAATTTATTCAGCTTCCTTTCAAAGAATTATATTGCCAAATTTTCGCTTTCAAGTTGTTTGCTCTCTCCTTTATTTATGTTTGACTCCATATAAGTAAATTTGTGTCATCTCAAATGCAGGTGATCAGGTGGTTTTCTTTGTGCTGAATGTGATTGAGGCAATTGGTGTGTTGATGACATTCAAACCATTCTTAGTTGAAACACAAAATACATAGTAGAGAGCTTATTGGTCTTTTTCATTAATTAGTTCTCTTTGTATCTTTTGAATATATGTCATTTGTTTTGAGGTTAGAGGTTCTTTTTATGTTTGTGTAGGATGCGGAACTTTATTCATCCACAAAGTTGTAATATAGTATATTtatggaaggaaaattttgatAACTTAGAGAAAATTACAGGCAATTTTTTACTCGGAGCATGCAATAAAGTGTGGTTAATTAAGAAATTTATGCATATTATTTTAGTAAACTGTATTTGCAAACTAATTCTGAAAAAACAAAGCAGAATAATATATAAACAGAATAGTAAACGAAATAATAAAAATCAATTCGAGCCCActaaattcacagtgtttccttaaggaatttaatcctctcctagtacccaaggttatggattatttcctcccaggataaaacgaaTTACACattggtgtagtggtacttcaaacctcaatgtttcagcgaacacaaagttcgatagcaaatcacacttactgttgttTTCTTTAAAGTTAAAATATGcagaagaaaggagaagaactcagaaaattcgtatggaaattctgagcagaatagcCTTGTAtttagccaaagttgggctgaaatctaaAGAGGTACAACTCTTCAGAgcggctgtttatgcaaaacggccacaacATAAATGTCATTACATAAGTGACTATTTACTCaaaaataaagagggaaaattgaagacgatagttaattttctgttaccaaaaCAGAAAAAAGGATTGaaggatttaatattaatattaatattctgtaattaaaacaaatatttaataacatttctattaatattttattattaacaaataaatttggtccaaaaagttAATCAATCAATTGACCAAATTCGAAGcagaagccgaagccgagcgagcgacgactaCGGCGCGAGGCTTGTCTTTTTCTCAACTcgttaagagctagaagaagagcaattgcttatatacccataaaaaacctcttcctcttccaatatgggacaatgtccattTGCCAAGGGGgggaacttaaaatttcactcaaaaatttcatttccctccattttccattcaccctcttttatgtatttaatatattaaatacataaaaacccaacaatcccccacatgaatggggaatggctatatcacggaagtatgcaggaaaactgtgtgattcgcaagcaagaattaattgcatctggataagtagattttcctttgaactttccgtagtgaacttatgtcagatatactcgatcaatcggtagatttgatatctttgaactgtcgaactttggtgtatacctataCAACCacaagtcacacaaccaacccttaaccatctttggttctcattgttgtgttcgtttcagccatgaataccgcctggtttcataagttcGTAGAGAACTGGTCTTACAAAGTTCTCCTTAAAgtggctaacacttcacacttacataggtgattcctaaacgtgtcatcccgtatatacgctatttgatataccccgtatcaaatttagaaatcattaaaaagccttaatgctttattcttggtactgaacattgtctcatcacgagaatggaccaaaagtttagttgataatgttgaaccgtcattaatgactttgtttgatctccttgaacctatatcttgggatctccagtcttctaggtagagttaccgccactacgacttgttctcggccacagTCCCATTCtccttgatgatttctcaactacctctctagttagggcttttgtaagtggatccgacacattatcacttgactttacataattaattgtggtaattcctctagagagtaattgcctaacggttttatgtcttcgtcatatatgacgagatttactggtatacataacgctcccagctaggggtgtcaatggttcggttcggccgattattttataaaatttgtatcataccaatttttcggttattctattatgtataaccaaaattagacttttcgaaaccatACCAATCATGCCGGTTTCTCTTCGATATCGGTATGGTTTGGTtaattttcgatatttttttaaatatcatgtaaaattcaccgATAGAAGTAAAATGCAATAACATAcattcttttataggacttagcaccACTCTTTAgatatttttactatttaaaggatgatgaattaaaaaaaaatgaaagatgactagagtatagatccatcaactattgtacaacaacgtaaaagaaatcaagcaaagtcaaagaaaatataaatcacacaagtagaaagatattaaccaagttaggactcaagaataaagtctatagaagattaaatattcaaaaagataaatttaaattatatgaaatgaaacatattcaatacattgtaaaTTGCTACTCGTAATCGCTATAATATTTTGTgacttgctaataaagatacttgaaataacttagtttaaatAGAAGTACCATAATAAgctttaggaattagtattttgagtttaattacttgttggcttataaatttttttataattccaaggcccaaagaaaaatttaatgcattattatttttatacttactagataaatatatttttcacatgtaaaatttattcggtacggttcggtattttttcggtttacttttataaaataaaaagcctaccctaattatcggtgcggttataaatttatataaaaacctacggtttcttaaaaagaaacctaaaaatcggtttggtgcggtacggttcggtcgatttagtcggttttcgaatatccattgacacccgtactctcagcccttccaattgccgcttgactatagcaatgtatgcatattggtgccaacagtttgggccaaaatggagtatcttccaagaaattctggagtcattcagcttcttcaccagctttatctaaggctatgaattcagcttccattgtagagcgggcaatacaagtttgtttggacgactttcAAGATACCGCTCCTACACCAATAtatatatccacttgtggacttggaATCAGTTGATCTAGTGATCtaatttgcatcacagtatccctcaatgaccgcaggatatttactgtagtgtaaagcaaagtcctgggtatgtactaaataccccaaaactcgtttcatggccatccaatgagattgacctggattgctcgtatattgactcaatttacttatagcataagctatatctggtcgtgtacaattcatgatgtacattaagtaACCCAACACatgagcataatccaattgtgatatgctttggcctttgttttttgctaatgcaagattcacgtcaattggagtctttgcaactttaaagcccaagtgcttaAATTTTttaagtactgtcttaatataatgagattgtgacaatgccagaccttgagaagtcttatggatcttaattcccagaattaaatcagcaactcccaagcctttcatatcaaacttgctagttagcatacgcttagtaacatttatgttggcaatgtcattactcattataagcatatcatccacatataagcaaacaatgattatgtgtttggaacatttttaatgtacacacatttatcttAAATCCATTTGACAACActgtttggtcaaattttgcatgccattatttgggtgcttgttttaatccgtaaagggacttaacaagtctacagacctttttttctttacctggaaccacaaacccttcaggttgttccatgtagatttcttcctccaactctccactTAAGAAGGTCttcttaacatccatttgatgaatttcaagaccataaactgcagctaaCGCTACTAACGTttgtatggacgtaattcttgtaactggagagtatgtatcaaaatagtcaagactttctcgttgtctataccctttgaccacaagtcttgctttatatttgtcaatagtgctatcatctttcattttcctcgtaaagatccatttagaacccaacggttTATTTACAGGAGGAAGataaccaattcccatgtatggttgttcaatatggattctatttcactatagATTGTCATTTTCCataacaatgattccgaagaagacatagcttctttaaatgtttgaggctcattttccaataagaaagtcacaaaatctggtctaaatgaagtagacgttctttgacgtttactacgtcttggatcctcctggttaagtgtactttcttttgtttcttcccgaggtcgtttagatccttcaccaatcgactcacaattcctttttatacggatatatattttcaaagaactcagcaatATCTGATtttataaccgtattattatgaatgtcgggattttctgatttatgaaccagaaatcgatatggtTTACTATTAGTCgtatatcctatgaaaacacaatttTCGGtcatatttttacccttttgggtttaggaacttgcactttagCCAAACACTCCCACACTTTacaataattcaagttgggcttcctttcctttccatttttcatatggaatggattgtgttttgctatggggtactcgatttagtattcggctagccGTAATAATGGCTTCCCctcacaagttctgtggcaaaccagaacttatcaataatacgttcatcatctcctttaatgaacgattctttctttctgaaATCCCATTGGATTAGGGCGTGTAAGGGGCCGTTgcttgatgaataattccatattctaaacatattttttcaaaaggagattcatattcaccacccctatcacttcttatcattttgattttcttgttaagttgcgtttcaacttcatttttgtattgcttgaatgcgtttattgcttcatctttactattaagtaagtaaacatagcaatattgagtacgtcaataaaagttatgaaatacttctttccaccacGAGATgatattgacttcatgtcacaaatatctgtgtgaattaagtctaaaggatttgaattcctttcaactgacttataaggatgtttaacatacttagattccacacatacttGACATTTTGAGTTGtcacattcaaacttaggcaatacttccaaattaatcattttccgcaaggttttataattaacatgacccaaatgtatatgccataattcatttgactcaagtaagtaagacaaagctgaaattttattattattttcaacaaccattacattcaacttgaaaaggccctcagtgaggtaaccttttcctacaaacaactcgttcttacttattacaaccttatcggaTACAAATACACATTTAAAATcattcttaacaagaagtccagtagagactaaattcttcctaatcttaagaacatgaaggacgttgttcaaagtcaccactttgccggaaagtcattttgagaaatatcttcccacatccttcaatcttggccttTGCAGCATTTCCTATAGAAATCATCTCATCAGGTCCAACAAGAGCATAAGTAGCAAAAGCTTCtctaacagcacaaacatggcgagtggctccagaatcaattcaCCACTCTTTAGGATTGCCCACCAAATTGCATTCGGAAAGCATGACAcataagtcatcaacatcatcatgcttttcaaccatgtttgcttga
Proteins encoded in this window:
- the LOC104226146 gene encoding protein ZINC INDUCED FACILITATOR-LIKE 1-like isoform X3, with translation MQALPISSLFPFLYFMIRDFHIAKREEDISYYAGYVGSSYMLGRALTSVFWGLVADRYGRKPVIIFGTFVVVIFNTLFGLSVNFWMAIITRFLLGSLNGLIGPIKAYAAEIFREEYQALGMSTISTAWGIGLIIGPALGGFLAQPAEKYPSIFAKDSIFGRFPYFLPCLIISLFSLVVAIASFWLPETLHIHESSVPPQDSYEALEAAPDTKEGNESAPKENLFKNWPLMSSIILYCVFSLHDMAYNEIFSLWAVSPRKFGGLSYSTADVGEVLSISGFGLLVFQLTLYPLVERYVGPIIAARVAGVLSIPLLTSYPYIAMLSGIALSLAINFASVMKNALSISIITGLFILQNKAVNQRQRGAANGIAMTAMSIFKALGPAGGGALFSWAQKRLDASILPGDQVVFFVLNVIEAIGVLMTFKPFLVETQNT
- the LOC104226146 gene encoding protein ZINC INDUCED FACILITATOR-LIKE 1-like isoform X5, which encodes MIRDFHIAKREEDISYYAGYVGSSYMLGRALTSVFWGLVADRYGRKPVIIFGTFVVVIFNTLFGLSVNFWMAIITRFLLGSLNGLIGPIKAYAAEIFREEYQALGMSTISTAWGIGLIIGPALGGFLAQPAEKYPSIFAKDSIFGRFPYFLPCLIISLFSLVVAIASFWLPETLHIHESSVPPQDSYEALEAAPDTKEGNESAPKENLFKNWPLMSSIILYCVFSLHDMAYNEIFSLWAVSPRKFGGLSYSTADVGEVLSISGFGLLVFQLTLYPLVERYVGPIIAARVAGVLSIPLLTSYPYIAMLSGIALSLAINFASVMKNALSISIITGLFILQNKAVNQRQRGAANGIAMTAMSIFKALGPAGGGALFSWAQKRLDASILPGDQVVFFVLNVIEAIGVLMTFKPFLVETQNT
- the LOC104226146 gene encoding protein ZINC INDUCED FACILITATOR-LIKE 1-like isoform X1 — its product is MRDEENNASSFASLLSSKMAGKLEGVKETLLNKKEYYENCPGCKVDLHKAGQRGLPIKELFTIWIVILGTALPISSLFPFLYFMIRDFHIAKREEDISYYAGYVGSSYMLGRALTSVFWGLVADRYGRKPVIIFGTFVVVIFNTLFGLSVNFWMAIITRFLLGSLNGLIGPIKAYAAEIFREEYQALGMSTISTAWGIGLIIGPALGGFLAQPAEKYPSIFAKDSIFGRFPYFLPCLIISLFSLVVAIASFWLPETLHIHESSVPPQDSYEALEAAPDTKEGNESAPKENLFKNWPLMSSIILYCVFSLHDMAYNEIFSLWAVSPRKFGGLSYSTADVGEVLSISGFGLLVFQLTLYPLVERYVGPIIAARVAGVLSIPLLTSYPYIAMLSGIALSLAINFASVMKNALSISIITGLFILQNKAVNQRQRGAANGIAMTAMSIFKALGPAGGGALFSWAQKRLDASILPGDQVVFFVLNVIEAIGVLMTFKPFLVETQNT
- the LOC104226146 gene encoding protein ZINC INDUCED FACILITATOR-LIKE 1-like isoform X2, with translation MGFNTSALPISSLFPFLYFMIRDFHIAKREEDISYYAGYVGSSYMLGRALTSVFWGLVADRYGRKPVIIFGTFVVVIFNTLFGLSVNFWMAIITRFLLGSLNGLIGPIKAYAAEIFREEYQALGMSTISTAWGIGLIIGPALGGFLAQPAEKYPSIFAKDSIFGRFPYFLPCLIISLFSLVVAIASFWLPETLHIHESSVPPQDSYEALEAAPDTKEGNESAPKENLFKNWPLMSSIILYCVFSLHDMAYNEIFSLWAVSPRKFGGLSYSTADVGEVLSISGFGLLVFQLTLYPLVERYVGPIIAARVAGVLSIPLLTSYPYIAMLSGIALSLAINFASVMKNALSISIITGLFILQNKAVNQRQRGAANGIAMTAMSIFKALGPAGGGALFSWAQKRLDASILPGDQVVFFVLNVIEAIGVLMTFKPFLVETQNT